The genomic DNA GCGTCTATCTTCCTGTGATCCCCTAAAACCCTCAGTCTGTGTTACCACCTCTGTAGACAGCGGCTTAGTCTGGGATATGGTAGATGGGGGTTTCTGAATCGGTAGGGGCGCAAACGCTTGATCTTCGAAGAGTTGTGGGTACCGAGAAGCAAGCCTCTCGAGCAATTCTGATGCCTCAGTATCGTCTGCAGTGTCTTCGGGTACTGGCTGGTCATACACCTGGGGTCCCAGCTGATTCCAGAAATCCAGCCATTCTTCAAAGGCTATGTCCCTACGAAACTCCTCAATTTGCTTGTTTAAGGCCAGCTGCTGCAAAAGCAATTTGTGTTCTAAGATAACCTGCTCGATCTCAAGGTTCTTTTGTATCTGCTCTTGAATTTGAACAGGTAATGGAGTTACCAATCCATCATACGGAATTTTTAAAAGCCCATCAGAGGCGGCACGGTCGGCAACACGCTCGGTGAAGGACGCACTTGACGCCTGACGTACCAGCGTGTCATGCATTCCGCTGCTGATCTCACCACTACATCCGGAGGCGTTTGGCTGTTCTTTACACAGGATCTGCTGGACTGGCAAAATAGCGCTTGCAGAGCTGTGGGATCCCTGGAAGCCGTCTGCCAGTCGCTCTCGTAGTCGTTGTAGCTTGTCTTGTAGAACCCCATACAGTGCTGCACTTTCGACGCCATTTGATAGATCACTGAGAGAGCTAATGTCGTATATCGTCTGTTGCAGGCGTTCCCAGTCTAGGAGTTTCTTTAAACCAATCTCTGTATCCACGATGTGACCCGCAGACGGTGGAACGCTTACCGAGGCTGGCCGATTGCTATTTGCATGCGAATCTTCCTCACCAAGGTGACGGGCTGAAACAGGTGACGTCGCCGCAGTCTGGCCGCACCTGGCAACGACTGAAGAGGACCGCAGCAGCACAAGTAAGACCCCACATGTACACAAATACATTGGCGAAAGCCATGCTCCCTTCACTTGCGGCGAACCCACCAAAGAGGAACTCTCTGTTCGACGATTGGCTTTTTGAACCGCTCAGTATCAGTGGCATAGTCGCGTGAACTGCGCCGAAGCGTGGAAATCGTGAATCTGAGAAGGGGAATGTTTTGCGACATTCTAAGGTTCCAGCTGTCTTGATTATTTTTCGTCCCCTGTCTTTTCGTTTGCAAGGCGCACATCAAAAACACATGGCAACACGAGACGCTTTATCAGCCAAATGGAGCGTGGCCATATCGTTGCAGCGACTGATTTCCTTACCTGTGCCGGCGCTTATGCTCTGCAGCACAAATAACAGCCCGGTCGCGACGCGCAGTGTTCTACTGCGAAATACGAGAGCTCTCCAGGGAAGGTCATATGGGTGATTTCCAGGCAAGCCGCCCATGCCTGATACACGTTTTTGTGCGCGGATAACTCTCATGTGGTCCTGCTTTGGTTAAAGAAGAACGTAGGCCAAAACGAGACACCAGAATACTCACAAGACCGCTATTCACTGGTCAGAACATAAGCTGCGGGGTCAGCGCAAAAACTCAAACAATTTACTTATCGACCACAAGACCAAGGTCGGCCTTTACATCGTCCTGTTAAATTCAAAACGGCAGAAAAAGCCCCGTGTCCACAAGAACGCAAGACAGCAAGCGTTCACCGTCGCGTTCCCGGTGGATAAATCCCACGGGGTGAACTCGATGTCTTCCGTAGTTGCGTAACCTTTACATATGCAGCACTAGCGTCACTGACAATACATACAAACAGTCGATCGTATGTCGGTCAAtgggaggcggagaaaggcgggagagCGGTAGCAGCGGTTACGTCAAGGCGGTAACCTTGTCACCCTCTACTATAACACTACTGCATTAAACAGCGTTGTGACGATCCACCCAGATTGACAAAAATCAATCGGTGCAAGAACTCAAAAAACTATATCGATTATTTCTCTGGAATTACCGGATGTGCCGTCCGCTAAGGGCAGGTGTGTGGCGAACGATGTGGAATTATCGAAACACGGTGGGGTTTCATTACACGAGGCCGTTCTTTTGGTGTGGTTGGCCCGAAAAGCCTCCTTGCTATTGGGTGCCACAGGGCTTCTGAGGAAAAAGTGACTACAACTGCAGTGCAGTAGCGGAAGCGGATCTTCGTCGAAGTACAGCATAATGTACGCCCCAGACACATTCTGGCCCTCCCGTGCCTACGAAAGTTTAAAACAAAGTGTGTAAACATCATGGCAGCGGTGTGCTAATAGAAGACGGGATGCAGGTCAGAATCTCGGCTGTCTGGCAAACTGCTGATGGGACCGGTTATCCAAGAACATAAACACTGTCCCAGCAACAgggcacacagacacacagatgcTGGATGTTTCTCTCACGGGTTGTCGGATTCTCCACCATTGCACGATATTACTCGAGAATAAGGAACCGACAAGTTGTGACTTCACTCTTGCAGAAATGTGATTGGACAGAGCGACACTTGGGCTTCACGGAGTACAGCGAGTGTGAAATCCCGCGCAAACCCTTTCGTCGCGGCCTATGTCACAGCTCCTGATACCCGCTTTATTTGGCACCTGTTGTGGTTTTTGCCGAAAAAGTACACATTTGACTACCAAGCTTTCTCGAGccctctttcccgtttgtTGTCGTCTCGGGGATATCGCCATCGCTGTGGCGCATCAGCACACGATGTGCAGCATTCAGGATCTTGCTTGTCCAGTTCCAGGAAAGTCCATGATTTAGACAAACCCTTTATTTTATGTGACATCGAAAAACAAAATTGCTGAAGAGTTACTTCTGAAAATCAAATGCGGAAGGTAGACATGCGGAACATGGCGATGCTTTTTCTTGCGCGGATTACATGCAGTGATACTGGCACACACTCGAAGACGAACACAGTCCAGCGACAGATGTCCCACTGGTCGCCAGCCAAGAAAAACGTCCTATATTCCCAAACCCCTCgacgtttttctgtttttttgagGACATGGAAAGTGAGCAAGATCAGTGAGCAATGTTTCTATGTCCTTCCCTATTCGCTTCTTAGGGAGATGCGGGATTTCCCTCGACAGCCCCCGTCACGCGTGACGGATTGGCGCAGATGCCTGCCTCCGGTTGTGCAGTCGATAAATATGCTCCTCGTCCCCTAATGTGGTGATTCGGCCTTCCGGTCGTCTTCGATGCTGTACACCTATTTTGGGTGGTTGCTATGGAAGATTGGATGACTGCAGAGTTAGCCGCCGGGCCGTGCCCGCAAGACAAGGGAGGCTGCGCGGCCGGCTTTTTTTGCAGTGGTCACGTGGATTCTAGTGGATCCCAAGCTGGGACACAACCTACCGGCAGCGAAATCAAGGCAGGCACGTGGCAGGCAACCCTAGCTGGGGGCCATGCGAAGAATTTCCGGTTTTCACGTGACGGATTGTACATCACCAAACGGACCCACACCCGCGAGATCGAGTTCTATCGGTGGATCTATGACCTTGCAGGCACGCCTCTTCCCCAAAATCCGAGTGTCCACGACGAAAGCGACTTACCTAATACACAACAAAGTGAACCAGGAAGCAGGCACGGAAAGGCGTCGGGGGCAGCCTCTCCTACACCGGCTTCTGACGAAGCTTCAGGGGCAAACGAGCAGCCCTGTCTTCAGCGTTTGATCTCCACTGATCGTTCATCTGCAAGTCCGCGCCTGGACAAAtcagggaaaacggaagaagccTCTCTCATGTCCAAGAACGGTTTCTCGCAAAACGAATGGCCCCCGAACGCGAAAAGGATCGATACAGAGAATCAGGCGCGAGCTCTGAAACCCTGGATTCCGGGCGTCGTCTGTGCTTCAGTCGCACGTGCTGGGGATGTTCCCGACTCAAGCGGGGGCTCCGCTGAGTCAAATGAGCCTGAAAAAGGGGACACTGGCGGGGacgggaggaaacgaggaattCTTGTCCTCGCTAACATTCTCCATGGCATGAGATGGCCGGTTGTTGTGGACCTGAAAATGGGTAAGCAAAATCACGTTGATACACGCAGACATGTCTTCAACAATCCCGTTCTGGCAGTGGATTTGTCTTGATCGCTTTCATTGGTGATGAAGCCGCTCATGGTAGACCTGTTTTGGTGTACTCCCAAGTCATTGTTTTCCACGCACGTGGCTGATTGGTACGTATATACACGCatccacgcatgcatacatatatgtctACGTTTTGTGATGAGGGACAGTAGGAGCGTTGCGCCCTGCCCCccccctgcatgcgctgaggGAAGCCACCATTGGTTGGCGGAGCTGAATGTTATCCATGCGAGTCGTCAAGCCTCACAGTTGTCTAATGTTTTTTCAAAAGGATTGTCGCCCAGTCGACGTATGGCCTCCATGTTTCCAAATGTTTATGGCTGCCAGGCACGCGGACTTACAGGGATGAGGCCTCGCCTGAAAAACGTGAGCGAGCAAAACGGTACGCAGAAGAACGCGGGAGCGCTTCTGTAGGCATGGCCTTTTGTGGCCTTTCTGCCCACCGCCAGGACGGAACTGTGGTGACAGTTGACGGCGGGTCTCGCGCCCCACGGGACTGCCAGCATCCGAGGAGGCTGGAAGACTTTGTGAAAGTCCTCCAGGCATTCCTCAGTTTTGTGGGCTTGGAGAAACGTCGAAAGGACATTGGCGCTTCACTGCTGCTCCAGCTTGGCGAGCTTGAGCTGGCGCTTGAAAATTTGACGATAGCGAATTTTTACGGGAGCAGCATTCTGTTAGCTTATgacgctgcagccgctgaaGACAGCTCGGATTTATGTGGCAGAGCGGATGCTCCGCCCACAAAAGCTCAGGTAAAAATTGTGGATTTTGCTCATGTGACGATGATGCCTAAGGAGCCTGATCTGAATGGGTTCCTTTTTGGGCTGAGAAACCTGAAAAGCGCACTGCAGCAGGCCGTCGCGAGCTCCGTCAGGGGGGGTGTTCTTTAAAGTGAAAGGGTAGAAAAGCGTGCCCTGAGTTGGAGGTGAGCAGTAGCAAAAAAGGTATGAGTGGCAACATGTCTTACACTCCTTTTTGTCCATTTCTAaagcgctgtctcctgtgtcgTTGCGTCGTGACGCGGACCAGCCGACCTAATCCAGGAGAACGGCGCACGCAAGTGGTTCCACACGCCTACAGGCAACAATCCACCTCGTTGAAGGTATCAGTGACGAGCGAACGGTTTTCCGcatcttttctcccttcaaATTGGTATATTTTCAACATCAGGGATTTATCTCCGCTGTCGAGTGGCCAGTATGAAACCAGCTGTGGGAACGTTCCAGAGTTGCGGGGGTTGGTGTTACTGTAACACTGGAaacaagagagcgagactCCCAGTTCCCCGCAGGGGATCTCACATGTTCCTGCAATCCTTGTCCGAGGCGGCGGTGGCTTAAAATTCGTCACAAAGCTGTCGGTCACGCTCGCGGAAATGTTTGCACAGCACAGtggagaacggcgaagaacggcCCCTTTGTGGGGACGTCTAGTGAGCAAAAACTGGCAAGCTTAATCCGTGCATTAGAATGGCCAAACTGTTTATCGGGTATTCAGATTGAGATTTGGTGATTGCCTTGCAACAAAACTTCTAGCAGCTGATTTATTCTACTTCTGTTCGTGTATCTCTCAAATAGTAGTGCAAGTCTTGAGCTCCGTCGCCACTTGGGAACGACGAAAATGCGGTATAAACTGCGTAAATCATGCGAGCTCCCTTTGACaggcgaaacgaaaagggcAACTAGAGCACCGTGCGAGCGAGACCttggttttctcttttgaTTCTACTCAGTGGAGGGGAAAAGCTTCCCTGGTGTAGGAAGGACGGTGGGGCATTCCGTAGGCAATCGAACTCGAGCGCAAGATGGAGGCGTTCACAAGTGATCAGCGAGGTAGCAGGTGCTTCTGCCTCTAGCTCAATAGCATTTTCAATTTCAGGTGGCAGGAAGATCTTACATCGGGCGGGGTCACCCGTCGCTGGTTTCAGTACCCGTCACCGCAGTCGCGACAAAGAGATCCGTTTGCGGGGCCAGTTCATGGTTGTAGGAGAACGCACGTTGAGGATCCACTGCCTCGGGCACGCCAGGAACCAAATTCCCCTCGTGAGTGGTTCCTACTGGGCCACCGAACTTGTTCACTACTAATCACGTTTCGGTCTGCAGCTGCAAAGGCTGTGCCACAACATCTCCCGCCCTGTTACGCGAAAAGAATCTTGTGAAGCTTTTTTCAATTCCATCAACGCCGCTCGAACTCACCTCGAGTCGCGAGCGACCCAGAAAACCGACGGGTCTAACATCGCGTTCCCGACCGACAAAATGGTCCGCATgtttgcatgtgcatgcgtttagGCATAAATTGGTGTACCTGCCTATATCGACTTGAAGTGCTGTATGCTCGACAAAATTGGAGTGAATTGTCCCTGGCGAAAGATTCTTCCGAACTTTTCTTCGGCACTACCTTGTCTGCCAGAAAAGAGATCGTACGCGAATTACGCATTTTTCGACTACTCTGCGGGAGCATGAAAACAGTagactctgcatgcgctctgaTCTCTCAAAGACACTTCCGGACGCTTCTCAGTCTGCAAGAATTCAGCTCACCAAAAGGAGTCAATTTTATTTGCTCACCACCTTACAACCTTTCGTCGTACCTCCACCCTGCAAAGGACTGGATGGCCAACACGGTGCGgtccttcctccgctgccgccATCATGGCGTACAATGCGAGAGGGGATTTTACGTTTTGCCGCAGGAGGCGTTGTGACTGGGTTTGAAAAGCAGGAAGATGTCTTTCCGCATGTTTTTTCGAAATCGATTCGGCTCGTCGGCGTTGGATGTAGTGTGTCATGCTTCATGAACGCGGACACCCTCCGTGGCCCTACCGCGGCCGTACACATTTTTGTTCCTTTCCAGTCCTTCCTTTACCCGCGCAGTTGTCCTGTTTCTTACCGCTCTCTACGCCTTCCCCTCTTGCAGCTGGGGCAGcctttcgtctttgtctGTCTTTTCAAGTGTCCCATCTTTGTCGCTTGTGGCAGAATCCAACATGCGCAGGTCTCACAACGCAAGAAAATGACGAGAACCCGGTCCGGTGGATGTGCTACAACtaagaaagagaaacattCCATTGTGCCCCGcgcttccgtttttcctcgtcaGTGTTCTGAGGCagtttctctgcatgtgGCCGTGACACATTCTCCAAAGCTCCATGTACTCGTAGTGTTTCCTCGTTCGTAACTCTATCCCCCCTTTCGACATAGGCTCGCATCGAGCCGTAAGGCGTTATAAACATACAACACATGAAAAACACACCGACGCGTTCTGTGTTGAAACCAGAGCGTCCTCCCTGCATGTGTGAGACGGCAAACGTGAAACGCCATAGTCGCTTACcggttcttctttctctggtcAGATGCAGATTGATGTCTCGAACGGCGCTATCGCTGTGTTCTGAGCTTTATCCTTGCTTGATTCTTTCCCACGCGAAGGACGGAAAACAGCCTCTTCACTAGTTGAGTATCGCGCCTTTCCTCATGCAAGCAACGTCGTCTgagcgcgaaaagaagaacgaaatGTGGCCGCAGGTTTCGCGCTATCTACGGGCTTTCCCACGGCCCACCTGGCTTTCTCgcgcgaagggaaagggaggccCTCCTTCGCGGTCGGAGTTGTCTCGCCTTATGCAGGACGCCTCCAGCTTTTTCTACATTGTTTCTCGCTGGACTgttgcggtgtctctctgctccctaTGTCAAGCGTACATCGTATGGGTCGAGCAGGTCAGCGAAGTCCTACGGTGTGAAAAGCGTCTTTGCGAGGTTCTTGGTGCGCTTAATTTTCTTCCGTCGACGCTCCTCATCTGCAGGCCTCCCGCTATTCTATGCGTTGTGGCACGATAGAGTTTCGGTACACAGCGCCCATTGGCTGCATTCGTGGATGCGTACACGTTAACATGTGTAGACATATGTGTTCCTCGGGAAAAAAGTTGACTTTCTGGGTTGTCGTCAAGACGTTTCTGGTTCGATTCCCAGTCTATTGCTCCTGGAGGAACGCGAGCAcctcgcgttttgtctcgaaCTTCGGCTTTCCCCATATCTCCTCACGTTGCCTCTCCCCCCGCTTCCCGCGTGTGCTGTCAGACTCGCGGCCTGTCGATGGAGCCAACGCTTCCAGCCGACGGCGGTCTCCTCGTCGTGGAGAAAATCAGTCGGCGGATTTACGACAGTTCTCTGTTCACTGGCCACCCAAAGTTAAAACGTGGGAGCATCGTTTTGTTGGTTCCAccagacggcgaaggagtCGTGTGTAAGCGAATCATCGGCTTGCCAGGCGACGTGCTGGAGGTTGCCAGGGAAGAACAGCAGTTCGTCGGCTACGAACCGGTTCTGGTTCCTCCTGGACACGTGTGGGTCCAGGGCGACAATGGCGGTAGGTTGGAgtgagaaacagacgaagcGATGAACCACCGAGTAGTTTTCCCACAAAAgcgacgaggggagaggTTGACAAACCAGCGTTTTTTCGACGCCCATTTACGTTTCTGCACAACGGACTAATTCACCATTTTGTGCACAGCGCAGAAGG from Neospora caninum Liverpool complete genome, chromosome VIII includes the following:
- a CDS encoding inositol polyphosphate kinase domain containing protein; protein product: MEDWMTAELAAGPCPQDKGGCAAGFFCSGHVDSSGSQAGTQPTGSEIKAGTWQATLAGGHAKNFRFSRDGLYITKRTHTREIEFYRWIYDLAGTPLPQNPSVHDESDLPNTQQSEPGSRHGKASGAASPTPASDEASGANEQPCLQRLISTDRSSASPRLDKSGKTEEASLMSKNGFSQNEWPPNAKRIDTENQARALKPWIPGVVCASVARAGDVPDSSGGSAESNEPEKGDTGGDGRKRGILVLANILHGMRWPVVVDLKMGTRTYRDEASPEKRERAKRYAEERGSASVGMAFCGLSAHRQDGTVVTVDGGSRAPRDCQHPRRLEDFVKVLQAFLSFVGLEKRRKDIGASLLLQLGELELALENLTIANFYGSSILLAYDAAAAEDSSDLCGRADAPPTKAQVKIVDFAHVTMMPKEPDLNGFLFGLRNLKSALQQAVASSVRGGVL
- a CDS encoding Mitochondrial inner membrane signal peptidase,related; this translates as MWPQVSRYLRAFPRPTWLSRAKGKGGPPSRSELSRLMQDASSFFYIVSRWTVAVSLCSLCQAYIVWVEQTRGLSMEPTLPADGGLLVVEKISRRIYDSSLFTGHPKLKRGSIVLLVPPDGEGVVCKRIIGLPGDVLEVAREEQQFVGYEPVLVPPGHVWVQGDNGEASLDSRTYGCVSQGSILGTAMFSLWPLRFLPRTPPSMNGTRIIASIDNA